One genomic segment of Aliarcobacter cibarius includes these proteins:
- the tyrS gene encoding tyrosine--tRNA ligase — protein MENKINEAIKEIQRGTAEIIDIEAITKLIKRYFETGENFYVKAGFDPTAPDIHLGHTVLIQKLATFQKFGAIVQFLIGDFTATIGDPTGKSETRKVLSESQVLANAETYKEQVFKILDPNKTQVVFNSTWLKELGTGGLITLASNLTVARMLERDDFSKRYSSNTPIAVSEFLYPLLQGYDSIALNSDVELGGTDQKFNLLMGRTLQKAYNCKKQQAVLMMPILEGLDGVQKMSKSLGNYIGVTDEPFDMFGKVLSISDELMWRYFELLSDKTLKEIEDIKNGVNNGTLHPKKIKEELAAEIVDRFHGTGAGLAAKEEFEKVFAKKDIPTDIEEFTFDTEIWICQALVDTKLVESTSQARRDIKSNAVSINQEKISDDKLNLYPGEYIIQKGKKSFAKVIVR, from the coding sequence ATGGAAAATAAAATTAATGAAGCAATAAAAGAGATACAAAGAGGAACGGCTGAAATTATAGATATTGAAGCTATTACAAAATTAATAAAAAGATATTTTGAAACAGGTGAAAACTTCTATGTAAAAGCTGGATTTGATCCTACTGCTCCTGATATTCACCTAGGACATACGGTTTTAATCCAAAAACTTGCAACTTTTCAGAAATTTGGAGCAATTGTTCAATTTTTAATTGGAGATTTTACTGCAACAATAGGTGACCCAACAGGAAAAAGTGAAACAAGAAAAGTTTTAAGTGAAAGTCAAGTTTTAGCAAATGCAGAAACTTATAAAGAGCAAGTTTTTAAAATTTTAGACCCAAATAAAACACAAGTTGTATTTAATAGTACATGGTTAAAAGAACTAGGAACAGGAGGTCTTATAACTCTCGCTTCAAATTTAACAGTTGCTAGAATGCTTGAAAGAGATGATTTCTCAAAAAGATATTCAAGCAACACTCCTATTGCTGTTAGTGAATTTTTATACCCTTTATTACAAGGTTACGATTCTATAGCTTTAAATAGTGATGTTGAATTAGGTGGAACTGACCAAAAATTCAATCTTTTAATGGGAAGAACTTTACAAAAAGCTTATAACTGTAAAAAACAACAAGCTGTTTTAATGATGCCAATTCTTGAAGGGCTTGATGGTGTTCAAAAAATGTCAAAATCTCTAGGTAATTATATCGGAGTTACTGACGAACCATTTGATATGTTTGGAAAAGTGTTATCAATATCAGATGAATTAATGTGGAGATATTTTGAACTTCTTTCAGATAAAACTTTAAAAGAAATAGAAGATATTAAAAATGGAGTAAATAATGGTACTTTACATCCAAAAAAAATAAAAGAGGAGTTAGCAGCAGAAATTGTTGATAGATTCCATGGAACTGGAGCTGGTTTAGCTGCTAAAGAAGAGTTTGAAAAAGTATTTGCAAAAAAAGACATTCCAACAGATATAGAAGAATTTACTTTTGATACTGAAATATGGATTTGTCAAGCACTTGTAGATACAAAACTAGTTGAATCAACTTCTCAAGCAAGAAGAGATATAAAATCAAATGCGG